One Glycine soja cultivar W05 chromosome 2, ASM419377v2, whole genome shotgun sequence genomic region harbors:
- the LOC114396655 gene encoding internal alternative NAD(P)H-ubiquinone oxidoreductase A1, mitochondrial-like, whose translation MSWLRHLSSKFSSTTITSTRRFTSLSRFSTSTAPARHAGLGPTQAHEKPRVVVLGSGWAGCRLMKGLDTAIYDVVCVSPRNHMVFTPLLASTCVGTLEFRTVAEPIARIQPAISTEPGSYFFLANCTAIDADNHVVHCESVTEGAQAPDPWRFTVSYDKLVIALGAQPTTFGIHGVYEHAIFLREVYHAQEIRRKLLLNLMMSDVPGIEEEEKQRLLHCVVVGGGPTGVEFSGELSDFIVRDVRQRYAHVKDYIHVTLIEANEILSSFDVRLRQYATNQLTKSGVRLVRGIVKDVEEKKIILNDGTEVPYGLLVWSTGVGPSAIIRSLDLPKAPGGRIGIDEWLRVPTVEDIFSIGDCSGFVESTGKTPLPALAQVAERQGKYLGILLNKIGKANGGRANSAKDVDFGDQFVYKHMGSMASIGSYKALVDLRQNKEGKGLSLAGFVSWFIWRSAYLTRVISWRNRFYVAINWATTLVFGRDISRI comes from the exons ATGTCCTGGTTGAGACACCTCTCCTCCAAGTTCTCCTCCACCACCATCACAAGCACGCGCCGCTTCACTTCCCTGTCCCGGTTCAGTACCTCGACCGCTCCGGCTCGTCATGCGGGCCTGGGGCCCACTCAGGCCCATGAGAAGCCCAGGGTGGTGGTGCTGGGCTCCGGCTGGGCCGGGTGCCGCCTCATGAAGGGGCTCGACACTGCAATCTACGACGTCGTTTGCGTGTCCCCTCGCAACCACATGGTCTTCACGCCTCTCTTGGCCTCCACGTGTGTGGGAACTCTCGAGTTCAGAACCGTGGCCGAACCCATCGCCAGGATCCAACCCGCTATCTCCACAGAACCCGGTTCTTATTTCTTCCTCGCCAATTGTACTGCCATTGATGCTGATAACCATGTG GTGCATTGTGAGTCTGTAACTGAAGGGGCACAGGCACCAGATCCTTGGAGGTTTACAGTCTCATACGATAAGCTAGTGATTGCATTAGGAGCGCAACCTACCACTTTTGGAATTCACGGAGTCTATGAGCATGCAATTTTTCTTCGTGAAGTTTACCATGCACAGGAAATTCGTCGGAAGTTGCTCCTGAACTTGATGATGTCTGATGTTCCAG GGATTGAAGAAGAGGAAAAACAAAGGCTGTTACACTGTGTGGTTGTGGGAGGTGGTCCCACTGGAGTGGAATTCAGCGGTGAACTTAGTGATTTTATTGTAAGAGATGTCCGTCAGAGATATGCTCATGTGAAGGACTACATCCACGTTACTTTAATTGAG GCCAATGAGATATTGTCTTCCTTTGATGTCCGACTCAGGCAGTATGCCACCAATCAATTGACAAAG TCAGGAGTTCGACTTGTCCGTGGCATTGTGAAAGATGTTGAAGAGAAGAAGATTATCCTAAATGATGGTACTGAGGTTCCATATGGGTTGCTGGTATGGTCTACTGGAGTTGGTCCATCAGCTATTATTCGCTCTTTGGATCTTCCTAAAGCTCCTGGTGGAAG GATTGGCATTGATGAGTGGCTTCGTGTTCCTACAGTAGAGGATATATTCTCAATAGGTGACTGCAGTGGATTTGTTGAAAGTACTGGAAAAACACCACTACCGGCTTTAGCCCAA GTGGCAGAAAGGCAAGGTAAATATTTAGGAATCTTACTAAACAAAATAGGTAAAGCCAATGGAGGCCGTGCAAACAGTGCAAAAGATGTAGACTTTGGGGATCAGTTTGTTTACAAGCACATGGGAAGCATGGCATCTATAGGGAGTTACAAGGCTCTAGTGGACCTCAGACAGAACAAG GAGGGCAAAGGGTTATCCCTGGCAGGTTTTGTCAGTTGGTTTATTTGGCGCTCGGCATATCTAACTCGAGTCATCAGCTGGAGGAACAGATTCTATGTAGCTATCAACTGGGCTACTACTCTTGTGTTTGGCCGTGATATAAGCAGAATATGA
- the LOC114396646 gene encoding jacalin-related lectin 3-like: MSFEDSSKKHQSVGPWGGNGGSRWDDGIYSGVRQLVIVHGTGIDSIQIEYDKKGSSIWSEKHGGSGGRKTDKVKLDCPNEFLTKIHGYYGSSNQRGPNFVRSLSFESNKKTYGPFGVELGTYFSVPLTGAKIVGFHGRCGWYVDAIGVYLKSSKQPNPSKTLAHSQSSITNISENFGYSVIQGTLNENYDIVLALKQKDDFNKPSAKNVSGKISFVKESNNIEHKEKMAHVEKSSPKVGDVVTHGPWGGIGGYVFDDGTYTGIRQINLSRNVGIVWIRVFYDYHGETIWGSKQGGTGGYKNDKIVFDFPYEALTHISGYYGPLMYMGPSVIRSLTFHTTKRKYGPYGEEQGTYFTTKVKEGKIVGIHGRKGLFLDAFGVHVVEGKVIVPVATPPKEITSRESSIGEIGSAQWPTKLVLAKPSAAEEVSCGVVKEPAPCGPGPWGGDGGRSWDDGVFSGIKQIYLTKVSEGICSIQIEYDRNRQSVWSVKHGGSGGDTMHRIQLEYPNEVLTCISGYYGPIAKDEQHIIMKSLTFNTSRGKYGPFGEEVGKFFTSTTTEGKVVGFHGRSSLYLDAIGVHMQHWLGNQKTSRSSLFKLF; the protein is encoded by the exons ATG AGTTTTGAAGATTCCTCGAAGAAACATCAGTCAGTTGGACCATGGGGAGGCAATGGAGGGTCCCGTTGGGATGATGGGATATACTCAGGAGTAAGGCAATTGGTGATAGTTCATGGAACAGGCATTGACTCCATCCAAATTGAATATGATAAGAAAGGAAGCTCTATTTGGTCAGAGAAGCACGGTGGAAGCGGAGGCCGTAAAACCGACAAG GTGAAGCTTGATTGTCCAAATGAGTTCCTAACTAAAATTCATGGATACTATGGCAGCTCTAATCAAAGAGGGCCAAACTTTGTTCGGTCACTGAGTTTTGAGAGTAACAAGAAAACTTATGGACCATTTGGTGTTGAACTAGGGACATATTTTTCAGTCCCATTGACTGGTGCAAAAATTGTTGGGTTCCATGGCAGGTGTGGGTGGTATGTAGATGCCATTGGAGTCTATCTGAAGTCCTCGAAACAACCCAATCCATCCAAAACTTTGGCTCATTCCCAGAGCTCCATTACTAACATTTCTGAGAATTTTGGTTATTCTGTGATACAAGGAACTTTGAACGAAAACTACGATATTGTTCTTGCTCTGAAACAAAAAGATGATTTCAATAAGCCTTCAGCAAAGAATGTATCCGGGAAGATATCTTTTGTCAAAGAATCCAACAATATTGAACACAAAGAAAAG ATGGCTCATGTGGAAAAGTCAAGCCCAAAGGTTGGAGATGTAGTCACACATGGACCTTGGGGTGGCATTGGTGGATATGTATTTGATGATGGAACCTATACAGGAATCAGGCAAATCAATTTGTCTCGCAATGTTGGAATTGTATGGATTAGAGTTTTCTATGATTATCATGGGGAGACTATATGGGGATCCAAACAAGGTGGAACAGGAGGATATAAAAATGATAAG ATAGTCTTTGATTTTCCATATGAAGCCTTGACACATATATCTGGCTACTATGGACCTTTGATGTACATGGGGCCATCTGTTATAAGGTCACTGACTTTCCACACCACCAAAAGGAAGTATGGACCATATGGGGAAGAACAAGGAACTTATTTCACCACAAAAGTGAAAGAAGGTAAAATTGTTGGCATTCATGGGAGGAAAGGTTTGTTCCTAGATGCTTTTGGAGTACATGTAGTGGAAGGGAAAGTGATAGTGCCTGTGGCAACACCTCCCAAGGAAATCACTTCTAGAGAATCAAGTATTGGTGAAATAGGAAGTGCTCAATGGCCAACAAAACTAGTACTTGCTAAACCATCAGCAGCTGAAGAG GTTTCTTGTGGTGTGGTGAAAGAACCAGCTCCCTGTGGACCAGGACCATGGGGTGGGGATGGAGGTAGATCCTGGGATGATGGTGTCTTTTCTGGGATTAAGCAGATTTATTTGACCAAAGTATCAGAAGGCATCTGCTCCATTCAAATTGAGTATGATCGAAACAGGCAATCTGTGTGGTCTGTAAAACATGGTGGCAGTGGAGGAGACACCATGCATAGG ATACAACTGGAGTATCCAAATGAGGTGCTGACTTGCATATCTGGCTATTACGGGCCAATTGCTAAGGATGAGCAGCATATAATCATGAAGTCACTGACTTTCAACACCAGTCGTGGCAAGTATGGTCCATTTGGTGAAGAAGTAGGTAAATTCTTCACTTCAACCACTACAGAAGGCAAGGTGGTGGGTTTCCATGGGAGGAGCAGCTTGTACTTGGATGCCATTGGGGTCCACATGCAACACTGGCTTGGAAATCAGAAAACTTCAAGGTCCTCCCTCTTCAAGCTGTTTTGA
- the LOC114396668 gene encoding selT-like protein, giving the protein MPPATLDHHKLLFRVFHSNLGVAMDRAQLLLVGVPLFLFCSDLFSLFTHHPPPPPHHHHPHHHPPHHHHPPHHHHHPPHHPPHHHHHPPHHHQQPVIIEFPPEKPISNIATPGLGNTVYINFCSSCSYKGTAVTMKNMLEIALPGTEVILANYPPSLPKRLLSKLVPVVQIGVVGVVVAGEHIFPMLGFVAPPPWYYNLRANRFGTIASTWLLGNALQSFLQSSGAFEIYFNGELVFSKLKEGRFPGEIELKDLITKKMTNSIGVNSVSELAS; this is encoded by the exons ATGCCTCCAGCCACACTCGACCACCACAAACTTCTCTTCCGAGTGTTCCATTCCAACTTGGGTGTGGCTATGGATCGCGCTCAGCTTCTTTTGGTGGGTGTGCCTCTCTTCCTCTTCTGCTCAGacctcttctcccttttcactCATCATCCACCACCGCCACCCCACCACCATCACCCCCACCACCATCCACCTCACCACCACCATCCacctcaccaccaccaccacccgcCTCACCACCCaccccaccaccaccatcacccgCCCCACCACCATCAGCAGCCGGTGATAATAGAGTTCCCTCCCGAG aAACCCATCAGCAATATTGCAACTCCGGGTCTCGGCAACACTGTCTACATCAATTTCTGCTCTTCCTGCTCATACAA GGGAACAGCAGTGACAATGAAGAATATGTTGGAGATTGCTTTACCTGGAACTGAGGTTATTCTTGCAAATTATCCCCCATCGCTTCCAAAGCGTCTGCTAAGCAAATTGGTTCcagttgttcagattggtgttGTAGGGGTGGTTGTTGCAGGGGAACATATTTTTCCAATGTTGGGTTTTGTTGCACCTCCTCCTTGGTATTACAACTTGCGTGCTAATCGGTTTGGAACCATTGCAAGTACTTGGCTTCTTGGGAATGCCTTGCAGTCATTCTTACAGAGCTCCGGGGCTTTCGAAATTTACTTCAATGGTGAACTG GTTTTCTCTAAATTGAAGGAGGGAAGGTTTCCTGGAGAGATCGAAttgaaggatctgattaccaaAAAGATGACAAATTCTATAGGTGTCAATAGTGTGTCAGAATTGGCCTCTTAG